A window from uncultured Desulfobacter sp. encodes these proteins:
- a CDS encoding RNA-binding S4 domain-containing protein — MTENRIVYISQAPVELYKVLKFENLASSGGEAKHLIVDGLVWVNGRIETRKRKKILPGDVIEIDGVCLEIQMEPNDPG; from the coding sequence ATGACGGAAAATAGAATTGTTTATATTAGCCAGGCGCCTGTTGAATTATACAAGGTGCTTAAATTTGAAAATCTTGCATCCAGCGGGGGGGAGGCCAAGCATCTGATCGTCGACGGTCTGGTTTGGGTGAACGGTCGGATTGAAACAAGAAAAAGGAAAAAGATCCTTCCCGGAGATGTTATAGAAATTGACGGCGTCTGTCTTGAAATTCAGATGGAACCCAACGACCCCGGTTGA
- a CDS encoding DUF2914 domain-containing protein — protein MVIPSGVGLADQPRMVLADAVVCESISNFRPVNPAVVFSVSQGEVFCFSEFDPVYEKTAIFHNWYKKDKLIFSMRLVLSVPKWSSFSRVQMRDADKGPWRVEIRDEDDKLLKTLRFSMSD, from the coding sequence TTGGTCATACCGAGCGGTGTCGGCCTGGCGGATCAGCCCCGAATGGTTCTGGCCGATGCGGTGGTGTGTGAAAGCATCTCCAATTTCAGGCCCGTGAATCCGGCCGTTGTGTTCAGCGTCTCCCAGGGAGAGGTGTTCTGCTTTTCCGAATTTGATCCGGTGTATGAAAAAACGGCAATTTTTCACAACTGGTATAAAAAAGACAAACTCATTTTTTCCATGCGTCTTGTCCTGTCCGTACCCAAATGGTCCTCCTTTTCAAGGGTCCAGATGCGTGATGCGGATAAAGGGCCCTGGCGGGTGGAGATCCGGGATGAAGACGATAAGCTTTTAAAAACCTTAAGATTCAGCATGTCTGATTGA
- a CDS encoding diadenylate cyclase, with amino-acid sequence MDQLSLLFSGWRWQDVLDIVFNAYILFRLYVLFRGTNVLRVLMAVVAMWIIGRMANATGLVITNWVMQGVITVATFMIIIVFRNEISGVVRTRSLGFFLWEIPRTQINTPVHIISDAVVQLAGSKIGALIVMPIKTGVDTIVSSGTDINAALSREMLVNIFWPGAPLHDGAAIIQRGIITRAGTILPLSQNRHLASKYGTRHRAALGLTEQSDALVIVVSEERGKISLVKDNQIHEVKNTDKLETLIKQYTGGPEPVKRMRRQTRELLVAAMVCLVCTTGLWLSFSRGMETLANYDVPIEFVNPDKKMNIIYASASRSRLLISGARPLINALTRDQMSIKISLEGAAVGKNIVTITRQNVQLPPGIRLKNIEPDQVELTLDSMVEKQLPVQADFSGKLPEGLTMTRIQVIPETVKILGGELTLDNVTTVFTEKIPLENLTTSGVVNAELVMNPATLRPADKSRKVQIRYTISERTSNVDTKN; translated from the coding sequence ATGGACCAACTTTCTTTATTATTTTCCGGCTGGCGCTGGCAGGATGTGCTGGATATTGTTTTCAACGCATATATTTTGTTTCGTTTATATGTGTTGTTCCGGGGGACCAATGTCCTGAGAGTCCTCATGGCCGTGGTGGCCATGTGGATCATCGGCCGCATGGCCAACGCCACGGGTCTGGTCATTACCAACTGGGTCATGCAGGGCGTGATCACTGTGGCCACCTTTATGATTATCATTGTGTTTAGAAATGAAATATCAGGGGTGGTCCGAACACGCAGTCTCGGATTTTTCCTATGGGAAATTCCCAGGACCCAGATCAATACCCCGGTTCATATTATCAGTGATGCCGTGGTGCAGTTGGCCGGATCAAAAATCGGGGCATTGATTGTGATGCCCATTAAAACCGGGGTGGACACCATCGTTTCCTCGGGAACGGACATTAATGCCGCCCTGTCCAGGGAAATGCTGGTAAATATTTTCTGGCCCGGCGCGCCCCTGCATGATGGTGCGGCCATCATCCAGCGGGGTATAATTACCCGGGCCGGGACAATTTTGCCCTTGTCCCAGAATCGGCATCTGGCCTCAAAATACGGTACCCGGCACAGAGCCGCGTTGGGTCTTACCGAGCAAAGCGATGCCCTGGTGATAGTCGTTTCAGAAGAGCGGGGGAAAATTTCCCTGGTAAAAGACAATCAGATCCATGAAGTCAAAAATACGGACAAGCTTGAGACGCTCATAAAACAATATACCGGCGGCCCGGAACCGGTAAAACGAATGCGCCGCCAGACCCGGGAACTGCTTGTGGCCGCCATGGTCTGTCTTGTCTGCACCACAGGCCTGTGGCTGAGTTTTTCACGGGGCATGGAGACACTGGCCAACTACGATGTGCCCATTGAGTTCGTTAACCCTGACAAAAAAATGAATATTATTTATGCGTCCGCTTCCAGGTCCAGGCTGCTGATCAGCGGGGCACGGCCTTTGATCAATGCCTTGACCCGGGATCAGATGAGCATCAAGATCTCCCTTGAGGGCGCAGCGGTGGGGAAAAATATAGTGACCATTACCCGGCAGAATGTCCAGCTGCCGCCAGGGATACGCCTGAAAAATATTGAACCGGATCAGGTGGAATTAACCCTGGATTCCATGGTGGAAAAACAGCTACCGGTACAGGCGGATTTCTCAGGAAAATTGCCCGAGGGACTGACCATGACCCGTATCCAGGTTATTCCGGAAACGGTGAAGATCCTAGGCGGTGAACTGACCCTGGACAATGTCACCACCGTGTTTACCGAGAAAATTCCCCTTGAAAATTTAACAACGTCCGGCGTCGTGAATGCCGAACTGGTCATGAATCCTGCCACCCTGCGGCCGGCGGATAAATCCAGAAAAGTACAGATTCGATACACCATTTCCGAAAGGACATCCAATGTCGACACCAAAAACTGA
- a CDS encoding class III extradiol ring-cleavage dioxygenase, with product MSTPKTDSAIIYIPHGGGPLPLLGHAGHAAMNAFLKELAATLPKPEAVVVISAHWESDPPMATSHPAPELIYDYYGFPEEAYRIQYPAAGHPELAAKAVALLNDVGITAKADRWRGFDHGVYIPLTLMLPNADVPCIQISLVKGLDAEKHLLMGQALTPLLKENIWLLGSGFSFHNMRGFDLQAGPDSPSVPDPQNRAFQDWLKATCANETMSPEQQRQKLLNWEDAPAARHCHPREEHLLPLMVCAGAAGYRPAHKVFDVKILGRSSVCFFWPGIQ from the coding sequence ATGTCGACACCAAAAACTGACAGCGCCATTATTTATATCCCCCACGGCGGCGGCCCTTTACCCCTTCTGGGCCATGCCGGACATGCGGCCATGAATGCATTTTTAAAAGAACTTGCCGCCACGCTGCCTAAACCGGAGGCTGTGGTGGTGATTTCCGCCCATTGGGAAAGTGATCCGCCTATGGCAACCAGCCACCCTGCTCCCGAGCTGATTTACGATTATTACGGGTTTCCCGAAGAGGCGTATCGGATTCAGTATCCGGCGGCAGGCCATCCGGAGCTGGCCGCTAAAGCGGTTGCTCTGCTCAATGACGTCGGTATTACGGCCAAGGCCGACCGTTGGCGGGGATTTGATCATGGGGTCTACATCCCCTTGACCCTGATGCTGCCCAACGCCGATGTGCCCTGTATCCAGATCTCCCTGGTCAAAGGTTTGGATGCCGAAAAACATCTGTTAATGGGCCAGGCCTTAACACCGTTGCTCAAGGAAAATATCTGGCTTCTGGGGTCTGGATTTTCTTTTCACAATATGAGGGGTTTTGATCTGCAGGCAGGCCCGGATTCTCCATCGGTGCCGGATCCGCAGAACAGGGCTTTTCAGGATTGGCTTAAAGCAACATGCGCCAATGAAACAATGTCTCCGGAACAGCAACGGCAAAAGCTGCTCAACTGGGAAGATGCCCCGGCGGCAAGGCATTGCCATCCCAGAGAAGAGCATCTGCTGCCCTTGATGGTGTGTGCCGGTGCTGCCGGATACCGCCCTGCCCATAAGGTCTTTGACGTTAAAATATTAGGCAGAAGTTCTGTCTGCTTTTTTTGGCCGGGAATCCAATAA
- a CDS encoding lysophospholipid acyltransferase family protein: MSSLLRLAVTMSSSGWSSELVASRARQWAGRLVKGLDIHIEQTGDIPENGVLVVSNHRSYLDIVVILAHLKAAFLAKKELASWPLFGLAAKRGNTVFVDRSSAQSRTAARQAIGEKLAQGISVVVFPEGTTSAGPGILPFKKGIFHLAATQESPVVPVAICYENPKAAWIGDDFFLPHFLEIFKTSPLKARVSFGPVLRITDGDDLRKAAQSSVQQQLNAIQ, from the coding sequence ATGTCAAGCCTTTTGCGACTGGCTGTAACCATGTCATCTTCGGGATGGTCTTCAGAGCTCGTGGCATCCCGGGCACGGCAGTGGGCCGGCAGGCTGGTCAAAGGTCTTGACATTCATATTGAACAAACCGGCGACATCCCTGAAAATGGTGTCCTGGTGGTCTCCAATCACAGGTCCTATCTGGACATCGTTGTGATCCTGGCCCATCTGAAGGCGGCCTTTCTGGCTAAAAAGGAGCTGGCATCCTGGCCGCTGTTCGGGCTGGCAGCCAAACGTGGTAATACGGTATTTGTGGACCGGTCCAGTGCCCAAAGCAGGACCGCGGCTCGGCAGGCCATCGGTGAAAAACTGGCCCAGGGCATCAGTGTGGTGGTTTTCCCTGAGGGCACCACATCCGCAGGTCCCGGCATCCTCCCTTTTAAAAAAGGCATCTTTCACCTGGCAGCAACACAAGAGAGTCCTGTGGTTCCTGTGGCAATCTGCTACGAAAACCCGAAAGCGGCCTGGATCGGGGACGATTTTTTCCTCCCCCATTTTCTGGAAATTTTTAAGACATCTCCCCTAAAGGCTCGTGTGAGCTTTGGTCCGGTCTTAAGAATAACCGACGGTGACGACCTTAGGAAGGCTGCCCAGTCCAGTGTTCAACAGCAATTAAACGCCATTCAATAA
- a CDS encoding MBL fold metallo-hydrolase has translation MHQTQMLRRITGPYNLNTYFLVCNASRKTIIIDPGGPVEEMADFILENDIIPDKILLTHGHADQFFSMGAFKKIAPIPYCLHEADDDFFKDPNVRIKTKQSMGLPPPYPADIRMKDGDRIAFGSCELSVIHTPGHTPGSVCLLWEDHLFTGDAIFVGEAGRTDLPGGDLHSLIDSIRVKILPLDKKTVILPGHHHTGGPLWSTIEQEMKTNIYITDFILDES, from the coding sequence GTGCACCAGACACAGATGCTCAGGCGGATCACAGGCCCCTATAACCTCAATACTTATTTTCTGGTGTGCAACGCATCTCGAAAGACGATTATCATTGATCCGGGCGGACCGGTTGAAGAAATGGCGGATTTTATCTTAGAAAACGACATTATACCGGACAAAATCCTGTTGACCCATGGCCATGCGGATCAATTCTTTTCCATGGGGGCGTTCAAAAAAATTGCCCCAATTCCCTATTGCCTGCACGAAGCGGATGATGATTTTTTTAAAGATCCGAACGTTAGGATAAAAACGAAACAATCGATGGGTCTGCCGCCACCCTATCCGGCGGACATCAGAATGAAAGATGGTGACCGCATTGCCTTTGGGTCTTGTGAACTGAGCGTCATTCACACCCCCGGACACACACCCGGTTCGGTCTGCCTGCTCTGGGAAGACCATCTTTTTACCGGGGATGCCATCTTTGTGGGTGAGGCCGGACGAACGGATCTGCCGGGGGGAGACCTTCACAGCCTGATCGACTCCATCAGGGTTAAAATACTGCCCCTCGACAAAAAAACCGTAATCCTTCCGGGCCACCACCACACCGGTGGGCCTTTATGGTCGACCATCGAACAGGAGATGAAGACCAACATCTATATCACCGATTTCATTCTGGATGAATCCTGA